From Streptomyces sp. NBC_00370, a single genomic window includes:
- a CDS encoding glycoside hydrolase family 6 protein, with translation MRTLVTSAFACLLLPLGAGQADAGALADPIGMTSGFYVDPNSTPAAWAAANPGDGRAPAIRDNIASRPMARWFGSWSGDIGSAVGSYVGAADAADKLPVLIAYNIPGRDACGGHSGGGAGSPAAYSAWISAFASAIGGRPALVVIEPDSLGDFSCMSQQQIDERNAMIKDALARFSAQAPNTWTYLDAGNPGWIDAGAMARALDGAGARQAHGFSSNISNYYNNDRNISYGNALNSALSASFGYTKPFVVDTSRNGNDSNGEWCNPAGRKTGTASQTGGGAEMLLWLKTPGESDGDCGVGAGSVAGQFLPEVAYKMIYGY, from the coding sequence ATGCGTACGCTCGTCACGTCGGCATTCGCGTGCCTGCTCCTGCCCCTCGGTGCCGGGCAGGCCGACGCCGGCGCCCTGGCCGATCCGATCGGCATGACCAGCGGGTTCTACGTGGACCCGAACTCGACTCCGGCCGCATGGGCAGCGGCGAACCCCGGCGACGGACGGGCGCCGGCGATCCGGGACAACATCGCCTCGCGCCCCATGGCCCGGTGGTTCGGTTCCTGGAGCGGTGACATCGGGTCCGCGGTTGGCTCCTACGTAGGAGCCGCGGACGCCGCCGACAAGCTTCCCGTCCTGATCGCCTACAACATCCCGGGCCGCGACGCCTGCGGCGGCCACTCCGGCGGCGGTGCGGGCTCTCCGGCGGCGTACAGCGCCTGGATCTCCGCCTTCGCCTCGGCCATCGGCGGACGACCGGCACTGGTGGTGATCGAGCCCGACTCCCTCGGCGACTTCAGCTGTATGTCCCAGCAGCAGATCGATGAGCGCAACGCCATGATCAAGGACGCCCTGGCGCGGTTCTCCGCGCAGGCGCCCAACACCTGGACGTACCTGGACGCCGGAAACCCCGGCTGGATCGACGCGGGCGCCATGGCCCGGGCTCTCGACGGCGCCGGGGCCCGACAGGCGCACGGTTTCTCGTCGAACATCTCGAACTACTACAACAACGACCGGAACATCAGCTACGGCAACGCCCTCAACTCGGCGCTGTCGGCGTCCTTCGGCTACACGAAGCCCTTCGTCGTCGACACCAGCCGCAACGGCAACGACTCCAACGGCGAGTGGTGCAACCCCGCCGGACGGAAGACCGGAACGGCCAGCCAGACGGGCGGCGGAGCCGAGATGCTGCTGTGGCTGAAGACCCCCGGCGAATCCGACGGCGACTGCGGAGTCGGCGCGGGCTCCGTGGCCGGGCAGTTCCTCCCGGAAGTCGCGTACAAGATGATCTACGGCTACTGA
- a CDS encoding glycoside hydrolase family 2 protein, which translates to MKVSTPLTRGWTLCLDTSRHLPVQAPPVLAAGPVTATVPGCVHTDLLTAGLIPDPFLDANETDVAWVGRADWTYRTELPADGGGHERTDLVFDGLDTVAEIRVGETVLGRTRNMHRSYRFDVTEALDSGPAPLTVAFTSAYQEAERVRALLGDRPGPYPEPFPFIRKMACSFGWDWGPTLVTAGIWRRPRLERWSTARLAEVRPEVTVREDGTGVVSVHVTVERSAGGTGRGLRLGLDVAGVAGVSGVAGVSVHGELPPGADQLTLRAEVPDAELWWPRGYGEQHLYPCTVTLADAEGAERLDMWERNVGFRTVVLDTGEDEHGSAFTLVVNGTPLFARGVNWIPEDVFPSRVTPERYRRRLEQAAAAGVDLVRVWGGGIYEDRAFYDICDELGLMVWQDFPFACAAYPEGEPLRSEIEAEARENVVRLMPHPSLVLWNGNNENLWGFKDWDWEPALAGASWGEAYYLDLLPRITAETDPTRPYWAGSPWSGSWEVHPNDPGHGTAHSWDVWNREDYTGYLNEVPRFVAEFGWQAPPAYATLRRALSDRPLTPDSPGMLHHQKAEDGNGKLDRGLAHHFAPPADFDTWHYLTQLNQARAVATGVEHWRSHWPRCAGTILWQLNDCWPVTSWAAIDGDGREKPLYHELKRLYADRLLTLQTRDGRLVLAAVNQSGEQWSCQARVRQVDAHGGAVAEHHVPVEVAPRSVVLLDLPDRLAVPGDPRREFVVADADGLRAVHFAVPDHSFDYPVAEMTTQVISEGDDARVRVTAHTLVRDLLLQADRLHPDARTDRGLVTLLPGESVEFTVTGWNAEATEALSSALRCVNAAHASDPVGDRVS; encoded by the coding sequence ATGAAGGTCAGCACGCCGCTCACCCGCGGCTGGACCCTGTGCCTGGACACCTCCAGGCACCTCCCCGTGCAGGCGCCGCCGGTACTGGCGGCCGGACCCGTCACCGCGACCGTGCCGGGCTGTGTGCACACCGACCTGCTGACCGCGGGCCTGATTCCCGACCCCTTCCTCGACGCCAACGAGACCGACGTGGCCTGGGTGGGCCGGGCCGACTGGACCTACCGCACCGAACTGCCCGCCGACGGAGGCGGCCACGAGCGCACCGACCTGGTCTTCGACGGCCTCGACACCGTGGCCGAGATCCGCGTCGGGGAGACGGTGCTGGGCCGGACCCGCAACATGCACCGCTCGTACCGCTTCGACGTCACCGAGGCGCTCGACTCGGGTCCGGCGCCGCTCACGGTGGCCTTCACCTCGGCCTACCAGGAGGCCGAGCGCGTCCGCGCGCTGCTGGGCGATCGGCCGGGCCCGTACCCCGAGCCCTTCCCGTTCATCCGCAAGATGGCCTGCTCGTTCGGCTGGGACTGGGGGCCGACCCTCGTCACCGCGGGCATCTGGCGCCGGCCCCGGCTGGAGCGCTGGTCCACGGCCCGGCTCGCGGAGGTCCGCCCGGAGGTCACCGTCCGCGAGGACGGCACGGGAGTCGTCTCCGTCCATGTGACCGTCGAGCGGTCGGCCGGCGGGACCGGCCGCGGGCTGCGCCTCGGTCTCGACGTAGCGGGCGTCGCGGGCGTCTCGGGTGTCGCGGGCGTCTCCGTACACGGCGAACTCCCCCCGGGAGCAGACCAGTTGACGCTGCGGGCCGAGGTCCCCGACGCCGAGCTGTGGTGGCCCCGCGGATACGGCGAGCAGCATCTCTACCCCTGCACCGTCACCCTCGCCGACGCCGAAGGGGCCGAGCGCCTGGACATGTGGGAGCGCAACGTCGGCTTCCGTACCGTCGTACTCGACACCGGCGAGGACGAGCACGGCAGCGCCTTCACCCTGGTGGTGAACGGAACGCCGCTGTTCGCCCGGGGGGTGAACTGGATCCCGGAGGACGTCTTCCCGTCCCGCGTCACACCGGAGCGCTACCGGCGGCGGCTGGAGCAGGCAGCGGCCGCCGGGGTCGACCTGGTACGGGTCTGGGGCGGCGGGATCTACGAGGACCGCGCCTTCTACGACATCTGCGACGAGCTCGGCCTGATGGTCTGGCAGGACTTCCCGTTCGCCTGCGCGGCCTACCCCGAGGGCGAACCCCTGCGCTCCGAGATCGAGGCCGAGGCGCGCGAGAACGTCGTCAGGCTGATGCCGCACCCGTCCCTCGTGCTGTGGAACGGCAACAACGAGAACCTGTGGGGCTTCAAGGACTGGGACTGGGAACCGGCTCTCGCCGGGGCCTCCTGGGGCGAGGCGTACTACCTCGACCTGCTGCCCCGTATCACCGCCGAGACCGATCCCACCCGGCCCTACTGGGCAGGCAGCCCCTGGTCGGGCTCGTGGGAGGTGCACCCCAACGACCCCGGGCACGGCACGGCCCACTCGTGGGACGTGTGGAACCGCGAGGACTACACCGGCTACCTCAACGAAGTCCCCCGGTTCGTCGCCGAGTTCGGCTGGCAGGCCCCGCCCGCGTACGCGACGCTGCGCCGCGCGCTGAGCGACCGGCCGCTGACCCCCGACTCCCCCGGCATGCTGCATCACCAGAAGGCCGAGGACGGCAACGGCAAGCTGGACCGCGGGCTGGCCCACCACTTCGCGCCGCCCGCCGACTTCGACACCTGGCACTACCTCACCCAGCTCAACCAGGCGCGGGCCGTCGCCACCGGCGTCGAGCACTGGCGCTCCCACTGGCCGCGCTGCGCCGGCACGATCCTGTGGCAGCTCAACGACTGCTGGCCCGTCACCTCGTGGGCCGCCATCGACGGGGACGGCCGCGAGAAGCCCCTCTACCACGAGCTGAAACGCCTCTACGCCGACCGGCTGCTGACACTGCAGACCCGGGACGGACGTCTCGTCCTGGCGGCCGTCAACCAGAGCGGCGAGCAGTGGAGTTGCCAGGCCCGCGTGCGCCAGGTGGACGCCCACGGCGGCGCGGTCGCCGAACACCACGTCCCCGTCGAGGTGGCGCCGCGGTCGGTCGTCCTGCTCGACCTCCCCGACCGGCTGGCGGTACCCGGCGATCCGCGGCGCGAGTTCGTCGTCGCGGACGCGGACGGGCTGCGCGCCGTGCACTTCGCGGTGCCCGACCACTCCTTCGACTACCCGGTCGCGGAGATGACCACCCAGGTCATCTCCGAGGGCGACGACGCACGGGTGCGGGTCACGGCGCACACCCTCGTACGGGACCTGCTGCTGCAGGCCGACCGCCTGCACCCGGACGCCCGCACCGACCGCGGCCTGGTGACGCTGCTCCCGGGAGAGAGCGTCGAGTTCACGGTCACCGGCTGGAACGCCGAAGCCACGGAGGCCCTGTCGTCAGCGCTGCGCTGCGTCAACGCCGCCCACGCGTCGGACCCGGTCGGCGACCGGGTGTCGTAA
- a CDS encoding carbohydrate ABC transporter permease, whose translation MTALDAPAVARAPRSPGRAAPVRGRVAVFLKYLSLVLASAVVLVPLAAVLLTSLRTSKEMAGGGALAAPDNWLNFHNYAIAFTDGHMLRALWNTTFILFFSVLGTVLIGSMTAYAIDRFHFRFKKLVMTLFLVASLVPSVTTQVATYQIVNNLGVMDTRWAPVMLYMGTDIVSIYIFLQFIRSIPVSLDEAARIDGANSFTIYWRIIMPLLRPAAATVVIIKGVAIYNDFYIPFLYMPDDSLGTISTSLFRFKGPYGAHWEVISAGAALVIIPSLVVFLALQRFIYNGLASGATK comes from the coding sequence ATGACGGCACTCGACGCTCCCGCCGTGGCGCGGGCCCCGCGCTCCCCCGGGCGGGCGGCGCCCGTGCGCGGCCGGGTCGCGGTGTTCCTGAAGTACCTCTCGCTGGTGCTGGCCAGTGCGGTCGTCCTGGTGCCGCTGGCCGCTGTGCTGCTCACCTCGCTGCGTACGAGCAAGGAGATGGCCGGCGGCGGCGCGCTCGCCGCCCCGGACAACTGGCTGAACTTCCACAACTACGCCATCGCGTTCACCGACGGGCACATGCTGCGCGCCCTGTGGAACACCACGTTCATTCTCTTCTTCTCCGTGCTCGGTACCGTACTGATCGGCTCGATGACCGCCTATGCGATCGACCGCTTCCACTTCCGGTTCAAGAAGCTGGTGATGACGCTCTTCCTGGTCGCGTCGCTGGTGCCGAGCGTCACCACCCAGGTGGCGACGTACCAGATCGTCAACAACCTCGGGGTGATGGACACCCGGTGGGCACCTGTCATGCTCTACATGGGCACCGATATCGTGTCGATCTACATCTTCCTGCAGTTCATCCGCTCCATCCCGGTCTCCCTGGACGAGGCGGCCCGGATCGACGGCGCGAACTCGTTCACGATCTACTGGCGCATCATCATGCCGCTGCTCAGACCGGCCGCCGCCACGGTCGTGATCATCAAGGGGGTCGCGATATACAACGACTTCTACATTCCCTTCCTGTACATGCCGGACGACAGCCTCGGCACGATCTCGACCTCACTGTTCCGGTTCAAGGGCCCCTACGGCGCCCACTGGGAGGTCATCTCGGCGGGCGCCGCACTGGTGATCATCCCGAGCCTGGTCGTCTTCCTCGCGCTGCAGCGCTTCATCTACAACGGTCTCGCCTCCGGCGCCACCAAGTAG
- a CDS encoding carbohydrate ABC transporter permease: MSAPRTAGRTPPARKPPAGTSPASAVPPDAARSPAENRPRRPGSRRGKGGARWFTPWLYLLAPLALLVVFTWLPVVDMFGYSFTDWDGISPVRNWVGLSNYSDLFTRPQLFQVFWVSLFYLGASVVQICAALYFATVLSFNTRLRNLFKGVLFFPYLINGVAVGFVFLYFFQPGGTLDTVLGWFGAGPHLWLSDPHLVNTSLAGVSVWRFMGVNLVLFIGAIQSIPPQLYEAAALDGASRWQQFRYVIAPSIRPIISLSVILAISGSLSVFEIPFIMTGGSNNSETFVIQTIKLAFNFNKTGLASAAAVVLLAIVLLVTWVQRLLFPDERVEQS, encoded by the coding sequence ATGAGCGCACCGCGGACCGCAGGCCGTACGCCTCCCGCCCGCAAGCCTCCCGCCGGCACGTCTCCCGCCAGCGCCGTACCGCCGGACGCGGCCCGCTCCCCCGCCGAGAACCGGCCCCGACGGCCGGGTTCGCGGCGCGGGAAGGGCGGCGCCCGGTGGTTCACCCCGTGGCTGTACCTGCTCGCGCCGCTCGCGCTGCTGGTGGTGTTCACCTGGCTGCCCGTGGTGGACATGTTCGGCTACAGCTTCACCGACTGGGACGGCATCAGCCCGGTCCGCAACTGGGTGGGACTGTCGAACTACTCGGACCTGTTCACCCGGCCGCAGCTGTTCCAGGTGTTCTGGGTCAGCCTGTTCTACCTGGGCGCTTCGGTCGTACAGATCTGCGCGGCCCTGTACTTCGCCACCGTCCTCAGCTTCAACACCCGGCTGCGCAACCTGTTCAAGGGGGTGCTGTTCTTCCCCTACCTGATCAACGGAGTCGCCGTCGGCTTCGTGTTCCTGTACTTCTTCCAGCCCGGCGGCACCCTCGACACGGTGCTCGGCTGGTTCGGCGCCGGGCCGCACCTGTGGCTGAGCGACCCGCACCTGGTCAACACCTCGCTCGCGGGCGTGTCGGTGTGGCGCTTCATGGGCGTGAACCTGGTGTTGTTCATCGGCGCCATCCAGTCCATCCCGCCGCAGCTGTACGAGGCCGCGGCGCTGGACGGGGCGAGCCGCTGGCAGCAGTTCCGCTACGTCATCGCGCCGAGCATCCGGCCGATCATCAGCCTCAGCGTGATCCTGGCCATCTCCGGGTCGCTGTCGGTCTTCGAGATCCCGTTCATCATGACCGGCGGCTCCAACAACAGCGAGACCTTCGTCATCCAGACGATCAAGCTCGCCTTCAACTTCAACAAGACCGGGCTCGCCTCGGCAGCCGCCGTCGTGCTGCTGGCGATCGTGCTGCTGGTGACCTGGGTCCAGCGCCTGCTGTTCCCCGACGAGAGGGTGGAACAGTCATGA
- a CDS encoding extracellular solute-binding protein, producing the protein MRKTVLAATGVVLTMVLAACGGGGGGAASTDVVKVPADPSKVTGTITVLTNRTDQVQDGTAKKYAAAFNKVYPHVKVKFQGLTDYEGDVKIRLNSKNYGDVLSIPNSVPLKQYPTFFAPLGSSAALSKTYDFTDHATVGGNVYGIANIGTANGFVYNKAVWKQAGITDWPTTPQQFIDDLKAVKAKTGATPYYTNYHDGWPMTNWGNALGSPSCDPAANDKLADTKEPWAAGQDLNTVDTLLYGIVHEKLSETDPNTTNWENSKALMGSGKIGAMWLGSWAVVQMRDAAKAAGKNPDDIGFMPFPTQKDGHFCSVVRPDYQYAINVHSKNKPAARAWIDWFINKSGDAQAALSISSVKGSALPADLKPFQDAGVTFVPMAYGKTATVDEIDKASEIGLNNQDYPQHIVDVARGAAGGDIDSIFKDLNKKWSDAQGTVG; encoded by the coding sequence ATGCGAAAAACAGTCCTTGCGGCCACCGGCGTGGTCCTCACCATGGTCCTGGCGGCCTGCGGCGGGGGAGGCGGCGGCGCCGCGTCCACCGACGTGGTGAAGGTGCCCGCCGACCCCTCGAAGGTGACCGGCACGATCACGGTGCTCACCAACCGTACCGACCAGGTGCAGGACGGCACCGCCAAGAAGTACGCGGCGGCCTTCAACAAGGTCTACCCGCACGTGAAGGTGAAGTTCCAGGGCCTCACGGACTACGAGGGCGACGTCAAGATCCGGCTCAACAGCAAGAACTACGGGGACGTGCTGTCGATCCCCAACTCGGTTCCGCTGAAGCAGTATCCGACGTTCTTCGCCCCGCTGGGCAGCTCCGCCGCCCTGTCGAAGACCTACGACTTCACCGACCACGCGACCGTCGGCGGGAACGTCTACGGCATCGCCAACATCGGCACCGCCAACGGCTTCGTCTACAACAAGGCCGTGTGGAAGCAGGCCGGGATCACCGACTGGCCCACCACACCTCAGCAGTTCATCGACGATCTGAAGGCCGTCAAGGCCAAGACCGGTGCGACGCCGTACTACACGAACTACCACGACGGCTGGCCGATGACGAACTGGGGCAACGCCCTCGGCTCGCCCAGCTGCGACCCCGCCGCCAACGACAAGCTCGCCGACACGAAGGAGCCCTGGGCGGCGGGCCAGGACCTCAACACCGTCGACACCCTGCTGTACGGCATTGTCCACGAGAAGCTCTCGGAGACCGACCCCAACACCACCAACTGGGAGAACTCCAAAGCCCTGATGGGCTCCGGCAAGATCGGCGCCATGTGGCTGGGCTCCTGGGCCGTGGTGCAGATGCGGGACGCCGCGAAGGCGGCCGGCAAGAACCCCGACGACATCGGCTTCATGCCCTTCCCGACGCAGAAGGACGGGCACTTCTGCTCCGTCGTCCGCCCGGACTACCAGTACGCGATCAACGTGCACTCCAAGAACAAGCCGGCCGCCCGCGCCTGGATCGACTGGTTCATCAACAAGTCCGGTGACGCACAGGCCGCCTTGTCCATCTCGTCGGTCAAGGGCTCGGCGCTGCCCGCCGACCTCAAGCCCTTCCAGGACGCCGGCGTCACGTTCGTCCCCATGGCGTACGGCAAGACGGCGACGGTCGACGAGATCGACAAGGCGTCCGAGATCGGCCTGAACAACCAGGACTACCCGCAGCACATCGTCGATGTCGCCCGCGGCGCCGCGGGCGGGGACATCGACAGCATCTTCAAGGACCTCAACAAGAAGTGGTCCGACGCCCAAGGCACCGTCGGCTGA
- a CDS encoding glycosyl hydrolase has product MRPKLFTRRTTALLAALPLAAAAWLATSPSPASAAGASTPAAVIDYLHQISGNHVISGVHNKEPLSNPSQYTAQAHSITGKWPGLWGGELGFTASDVANRQTLINQAKTEWANGSLVSLTWHMCRPDVATCAFDGGINGASLSDSDWSQLITNGTSLNNAYKAKLDTAVPYFQQLKDAGIPVLFRPLHEMNESWAWWGGRSGANGSAKLFQITHDYLVSKGLTNIVWVWNIKDTDQNGGSGGVSGFYPGDSSVDVASLDPWVHSWPGGDWYNAMLNVAHGKPISLAEVGTVPTAAQLASQPQWAWFMIWSEYLTSANSASGLQATFNSSRVLSQGQFTIPTGSSPTSPPDGARTGAITGVGGKCVDVAEANSANGTAVQLYDCNGGTAQSWTVGTDGTIRALGKCLDVTGQGTANGTKIQLWDCNGSGAQQWTTETDGHLKNPQSGRYLDAPGGNTTNSTRLQIYDRNTNPWQTWHLPT; this is encoded by the coding sequence TTGAGACCGAAGCTCTTCACCCGTAGGACGACCGCTCTGCTGGCCGCACTGCCACTGGCCGCCGCGGCCTGGCTGGCCACGTCGCCGTCCCCGGCGTCAGCGGCCGGCGCCTCGACGCCGGCCGCCGTCATCGACTATCTGCATCAGATCAGCGGCAATCACGTGATCAGTGGCGTCCACAACAAGGAGCCGCTGAGCAACCCCTCGCAGTACACCGCACAGGCGCACTCGATCACCGGCAAGTGGCCGGGCCTGTGGGGCGGCGAACTCGGCTTCACCGCCTCGGACGTGGCCAACCGCCAGACCCTGATCAACCAGGCCAAGACCGAGTGGGCCAACGGCTCGCTGGTCTCCCTGACGTGGCACATGTGCCGGCCTGACGTGGCGACCTGCGCATTCGACGGCGGCATCAACGGCGCCAGCCTGTCGGACTCCGACTGGAGTCAGTTGATCACGAACGGCACCTCGCTCAACAACGCGTACAAGGCCAAGCTCGACACCGCCGTGCCGTACTTCCAGCAGCTCAAGGACGCGGGGATACCTGTGCTGTTCCGGCCGCTGCACGAGATGAACGAGAGCTGGGCGTGGTGGGGCGGCCGCTCCGGCGCCAACGGCAGCGCCAAGCTGTTCCAGATCACCCACGACTACCTGGTCTCCAAGGGCCTGACCAACATCGTCTGGGTGTGGAACATCAAGGACACCGACCAGAACGGCGGCTCCGGAGGCGTCTCCGGCTTCTACCCCGGTGACTCCTCCGTGGACGTCGCCAGCCTCGACCCGTGGGTGCACTCCTGGCCGGGTGGCGACTGGTACAACGCCATGCTCAACGTCGCACACGGCAAGCCCATTTCGCTTGCCGAGGTCGGCACGGTGCCGACGGCCGCACAGCTCGCCTCACAGCCGCAGTGGGCCTGGTTCATGATCTGGTCCGAGTACCTCACCTCGGCGAACTCCGCCTCGGGCCTGCAGGCGACGTTCAACTCCTCCCGGGTGCTCAGCCAGGGCCAGTTCACGATTCCTACGGGCAGTTCGCCGACGTCTCCTCCGGACGGTGCCCGTACGGGTGCGATCACGGGTGTGGGCGGTAAGTGCGTGGATGTCGCCGAGGCGAACAGTGCGAACGGCACGGCGGTGCAGCTGTACGACTGCAACGGCGGCACCGCGCAGTCCTGGACGGTCGGCACGGACGGCACCATCCGCGCCCTCGGCAAGTGCCTCGACGTGACCGGACAGGGCACCGCCAACGGTACGAAGATCCAGCTCTGGGACTGCAACGGCTCCGGCGCCCAGCAATGGACCACCGAGACCGACGGACACCTCAAGAACCCCCAGTCCGGCCGCTACCTCGACGCCCCAGGCGGCAACACCACCAACAGCACCCGCCTCCAGATCTACGACCGCAACACCAACCCCTGGCAAACCTGGCACCTCCCCACCTGA
- a CDS encoding ROK family protein has product MVTRSPEALSLPPVHTGDQLLAALDVGGTKIAGAVLDGQGTVLHRSQQGTPPAGGPQEVFLAVRAVLAELAALPQWARVISLGIASAGPVDIARGTVSPVNIPGWREFPLVERVMELPAVAGLPVTLCGDAVAMTAAEHRKGAARGCRDALCMVVSTGVGAGLVMDGVVRNGPTGNAGHLGHITVDLLGDPCACGSRGCVEQLASGTSLTRRALQAGWRPSGTADGAALAADARAGDTVALAAFDTSARALAAAVAAVATLVEIEVAVIGGGVAEAHDVLFPPLRRHLASYATLPFAAGVRIERAALRADAGLIGAGLIGAGPIAADPRASGIAPRH; this is encoded by the coding sequence ATGGTCACTCGATCCCCCGAGGCGTTGTCCCTGCCTCCCGTGCACACCGGCGACCAGCTTCTGGCCGCCCTCGATGTCGGCGGTACCAAAATCGCCGGCGCGGTACTCGACGGACAGGGAACCGTCCTGCACCGCTCCCAGCAGGGCACCCCTCCCGCGGGCGGCCCCCAGGAGGTGTTCCTGGCCGTACGGGCGGTGCTGGCCGAGCTGGCGGCGCTGCCGCAGTGGGCCCGGGTGATCTCGCTCGGCATCGCCAGCGCGGGCCCGGTCGACATCGCCCGTGGCACGGTCAGCCCCGTCAACATCCCCGGATGGCGTGAATTCCCGCTCGTCGAGCGGGTCATGGAGCTGCCGGCCGTGGCCGGGCTGCCCGTGACGCTGTGCGGGGACGCGGTCGCCATGACGGCCGCGGAGCACCGGAAAGGCGCCGCGCGCGGCTGCCGGGACGCGCTGTGCATGGTGGTGTCGACGGGAGTGGGTGCCGGACTGGTCATGGACGGCGTGGTACGCAACGGCCCCACCGGCAACGCCGGCCACCTCGGCCACATCACCGTCGACCTGCTGGGAGATCCGTGCGCGTGCGGGTCCCGGGGCTGTGTCGAGCAGCTCGCCAGCGGCACCTCCCTCACCCGCCGGGCCCTGCAGGCCGGTTGGCGGCCCTCCGGAACCGCCGACGGCGCCGCGCTCGCGGCAGACGCCCGCGCGGGCGACACCGTCGCCCTTGCCGCTTTCGACACCTCCGCCCGCGCTCTGGCAGCCGCCGTCGCCGCCGTGGCCACTCTGGTGGAGATCGAGGTGGCCGTCATCGGCGGCGGCGTCGCCGAGGCCCACGACGTACTCTTCCCGCCCCTGCGCCGCCACCTCGCGTCCTACGCGACGCTGCCGTTCGCAGCAGGGGTCCGCATCGAGCGCGCGGCGCTACGGGCCGACGCCGGACTCATCGGGGCCGGCCTGATCGGAGCCGGTCCGATCGCGGCCGATCCCAGGGCAAGCGGAATCGCCCCGCGTCACTAG
- a CDS encoding alpha/beta fold hydrolase, with protein sequence MGGARPACFPSPRETTMRLTTHTWGTGDRVALLIHGMMADHRTWRRVGPALADRGYQVVGVDLPGHGGSPRSSGRDGARLYGLDDMARAVAAACPSRAEVAIGHSLGALVLERAVDRGLAVDRAVYSDPAWRSEPHDLAPARAYKHATRDEIRTANPRWEPAAVDDELACLELWDPDTPTVLDPPPGLPASAAGPSLVLLADPSERIPPGGQELLRARGFELRTVPGAGHSIHRDDFPGFMSALSGWV encoded by the coding sequence ATGGGCGGCGCTCGGCCGGCCTGCTTCCCCTCACCACGGGAGACGACGATGCGGCTGACGACGCACACCTGGGGCACCGGCGACCGCGTGGCGCTGCTGATCCACGGCATGATGGCTGATCACCGCACCTGGCGCCGGGTCGGACCGGCGCTCGCCGACCGCGGTTACCAGGTCGTCGGTGTCGACCTGCCCGGGCACGGTGGCAGTCCCCGCAGCAGCGGCCGGGACGGCGCCAGGCTGTACGGCCTGGACGACATGGCGCGCGCGGTGGCAGCCGCCTGCCCGTCCAGGGCCGAGGTGGCGATCGGACACTCCCTGGGCGCCCTGGTGCTGGAACGGGCCGTCGACCGTGGCCTGGCAGTTGACCGCGCTGTCTACAGCGACCCCGCCTGGCGCAGCGAGCCGCACGACCTCGCGCCGGCCCGCGCCTACAAGCACGCGACCCGCGACGAGATCCGCACGGCCAACCCGCGATGGGAACCGGCAGCCGTGGACGACGAGTTGGCGTGCCTGGAGTTGTGGGATCCCGACACGCCGACAGTCCTGGACCCGCCGCCCGGCCTTCCCGCATCGGCGGCCGGTCCTTCCCTGGTGCTCCTCGCCGACCCCAGCGAGCGTATTCCGCCCGGCGGCCAGGAACTGCTGCGCGCCCGCGGGTTCGAGCTGCGGACCGTACCCGGCGCGGGCCACTCGATCCACCGTGACGACTTCCCCGGGTTCATGTCCGCCCTCTCGGGCTGGGTCTGA